The following is a genomic window from Thermodesulfobacteriota bacterium.
CTCGAGGACAAATACGGGAGGGCTAAATAGGTTGGCCAATTTAGCTGTCGTAGTTTTAGCCGCAGGAATGGGAAAGCGGATGAAATCCGATATTCCTAAAGTTCTTCACCCTGTATTGGGAAGACCGATGCTGAGCTATGTGTACGAGGCGGTGCTTAGCCTATCCCCCAAGCGAGTTGTGGTTGTTGTTGGGCACGGCTCAGATCAAGTTAAAGAAATTTCAGACTCTAAAAAAATCACATACGCTACTCAGGCAAAACAGCTCGGAACAGGCCATGCCGCGAATTCTGCACATGAGGCACTAAAAAGCTTTAAAGGTAATGTGCTTATTATAAATGGCGACTTTCCATTAATTACGTCTGCAACGCTTAAAAGGCTTATTCAAAGTCATGAGAGAAAACGTGCAGACCTCTCAGTTCTGACCACCCTCTTAGAAGATCCAACCGGTTACGGAAGAATAAAGAGAGATCAAAATGGCAACGCTATCAGAATTGTTGAAGAAAAGGATGCAACACGAGAAGAGCGTTTTATTGACGAGATAAACTCCGGCACATATTTAGTAAAAAGTTCTTTTCTTTGGGATGCGCTTAAAAAAGTTAATAGAAAAAATAAACAGGGCGAGTATTACTTAACTGACATTGTCGAGACTGCCCACAAGAACTCACTTAATATTAACGCACAAGTTGTCCAAGACAGCGATGAAGTAATGGGAGTAAATGACCGCTCTGAGCTCTCTTATGTGGAGAGTGCTCTTAAATGGAGGACTAATGAGAAGCTGATGAAATCAGGTGTAACTATTATTGATCCCGAGGCCACCTATATCTCCCCTGGAATTAGAATCGGAAGGGATACTACCATATATCCTAATACTCACATCTATGGTTTCTCTCAGATAGGCGCAAACTGCATAATTGGACCTAATAATTGGATTCTGGATACAAAGATAGGCAGCGGGGTAGAAATTAAGTCAAACTGCTATATTACAGATGCAATTCTTAAAAATAATATTAGCGTTGGTCCATTTGCTCATATTCGTCCAGAAGCACAAATCATGGACGGGGCAAAGATCGGAAACTTTGTGGAGATTAAAAAATCAAAAATCGGAACCGGCTCAAAGGTTCCTCACCTCTCATATGTTGGAGACGCAACTTTAGGCAAAGATGTAAATATTGGAGCAGGTACTATCACCTGTAACTATGACGGAGTGAATAAGCATAGGACCGAAATTGAGGATAATGTTTTTATCGGCAGTGACACAATGCTAGTTGCCCCTATTAAAGTTGGCAAGGGCGCAACCACAGGAGCTGGCTCAACTATATCTAAAGACGTGCCCGAGGGATCACTTGCAATTGGAAGGGCAAGACAGACCACGATTAAAAACTGGAAGAGAAAACCAAGGGAGAAGAAGGCTAAGTAAATGTGCGGGATATTAGGATATATTGGGGATCAGAGAAAAACGGTTGATGTTTTATTAAAAGGTCTATCCAGGCTTGAGTACAGGGGCTATGACTCCTCAGGAATCGCAGTAATTCAAGACGGGCGATCAAAAGTCTATAAAAGCAAAGGAAAGCTATCCAAACTAAAAACGAAAATAAATAGACACTCTCCAAAAG
Proteins encoded in this region:
- the glmU gene encoding bifunctional UDP-N-acetylglucosamine diphosphorylase/glucosamine-1-phosphate N-acetyltransferase GlmU, with amino-acid sequence MANLAVVVLAAGMGKRMKSDIPKVLHPVLGRPMLSYVYEAVLSLSPKRVVVVVGHGSDQVKEISDSKKITYATQAKQLGTGHAANSAHEALKSFKGNVLIINGDFPLITSATLKRLIQSHERKRADLSVLTTLLEDPTGYGRIKRDQNGNAIRIVEEKDATREERFIDEINSGTYLVKSSFLWDALKKVNRKNKQGEYYLTDIVETAHKNSLNINAQVVQDSDEVMGVNDRSELSYVESALKWRTNEKLMKSGVTIIDPEATYISPGIRIGRDTTIYPNTHIYGFSQIGANCIIGPNNWILDTKIGSGVEIKSNCYITDAILKNNISVGPFAHIRPEAQIMDGAKIGNFVEIKKSKIGTGSKVPHLSYVGDATLGKDVNIGAGTITCNYDGVNKHRTEIEDNVFIGSDTMLVAPIKVGKGATTGAGSTISKDVPEGSLAIGRARQTTIKNWKRKPREKKAK